One Spodoptera frugiperda isolate SF20-4 chromosome 10, AGI-APGP_CSIRO_Sfru_2.0, whole genome shotgun sequence genomic region harbors:
- the LOC118277255 gene encoding serine/threonine-protein kinase PITSLRE-like yields the protein MVSVNNQTSVGVRDDSSSRKSGLKKTAKDRVYKNKRPTERHNHKHKTSKRNTQEEQRTTRAKSPFRPSYQRWRSVRSVDEFTYLNRIDEGVFGVIHAAKDKQTGEMVALKQLKKINEREGYSIAARRELGMLLRMKHPNIVAGRGLASSSRCDQVFIVMELIDYDLKTFMETMQSNQQLFSVEQVKCLMKQLLKAVQHLHDHHVIHCDLQTSNILLSNEGVLKVADFGKARNYKFPPGQYTPAAVTRWYRAPELLLLFNEYSSPVDMWSVGCLFAELITLLPLFPGTSELDQITQIFVALGTPSDSIWPGYSESPMVQMITFDDYPPGELRKMISRELLSKEGLSLLQGFLTYDPSRRITAAAALEHTYFSEQPVAMEPAMFMTSSAR from the coding sequence CAAGAACAAAAGACCGACGGAAAGACATAATCATAAGCACAAGACGTCCAAGAGGAATACACAAGAAGAACAACGAACCACTCGTGCTAAATCTCCTTTCCGTCCGTCGTACCAACGTTGGCGATCTGTTCGATCTGTGGACGAGTTCACATATCTCAACAGAATTGATGAAGGAGTATTCGGAGTGATCCATGCCGCCAAAGACAAACAGACGGGTGAAATGGTTGCCCTCAAACAACTTAAGAAAATTAATGAAAGGGAAGGATACTCCATCGCCGCTCGGAGAGAGCTCGGTATGTTGCTGAGGATGAAGCATCCCAATATTGTCGCAGGCCGAGGACTTGCGTCGAGTTCCAGATGTGACCAAGTATTCATAGTCATGGAGCTCATTGACTACGACTTGAAGACTTTCATGGAGACAATGCAAAGTAaccagcaattgttttcagtagAACAGGTGAAATGCCTGATGAAGCAGTTGTTGAAGGCAGTACAACACCTTCACGACCATCACGTCATACACTGCGATCTACAAACAAGCAATATCTTGTTGTCGAACGAAGGTGTGCTGAAAGTGGCAGATTTTGGTAAGGCCCGAAACTATAAATTCCCTCCTGGGCAGTATACGCCAGCCGCAGTTACGCGCTGGTATCGGGCACCTGAACTTTTGCTGCTGTTCAACGAATACTCCTCGcctgtcgacatgtggagtgttGGGTGCTTATTCGCAGAATTAATAACATTGCTGCCCCTGTTTCCCGGCACATCTGAGTTGGACCAGATCACCCAGATATTTGTGGCTTTGGGGACGCCTTCAGACTCCATTTGGCCGGGTTACAGCGAATCACCAATGGTACAAATGATTACGTTCGACGACTATCCTCCGGGCGAGTTGCGCAAAATGATAAGTCGTGAACTACTATCAAAAGAAGGACTATCTTTGCTGCAAGGTTTCTTGACTTACGATCCTTCAAGGAGGATCACAGCAGCCGCTGCGTTAGAGCACACATACTTCAGCGAGCAGCCGGTGGCGATGGAGCCGGCCATGTTCATGACGTCGTCCGCTCGCTGA